TGACTTAAACGATATATTTGTGTGGAAAGTTccataaatatgtataaataaccTATTTAGAACCCAATAAGCAGAAAGAATTGTGGTCCAGAGctcataaattaaaaatcatgGCACCATCACTAGCTATCGGCCTAAGAAACGAAGTCAGTTTTCAGAGGAATATCTAAACTTAAGCTACTCCTTGGATGCAGTGATTGAGCTCTTTAAGATTAAAGTTGCAATCCTGCCCGGCtagtcatatattttattaaatagcTCATGCACGTGTTGAAGGAATAAAGAATCCCAGAAATACAGTAAACATGATCCAAAATTTTCTGAACAAGACAAAATGAAGCACAAACTGCATCATCAATTCATCATCCATCAGAGCAGGTTAATGAGCACTAGTAACTTACCGATCTAAGCTTAGAACCGAAGTCAGGAGTGAAATCGGGTAATATATCAACATGTGTTTTTAACATGCAGATTTCAGGTCCAACCTGTATAGAAGATTAACAATAAACTTGTCAAAATATTACACATGACagcagtggcggagccaaaaTTTTCATCAAGGGggttcaaaatccaaaaatatagacacacgaactaaccgaagggggttcaacatcaattacatatacataaaaaataattttcactatataaaaatagtataattttccgtcgaagggggtttAGATGAACCCCCTAATCATAAGGTGGCTCCGCCACCGCTGACAGGCGCAAAGAGTCAATGGACAAAGATTAAATAGGAAAGTAGGAAGGGCTTTTGATTTACACTTTTGTCACAACAAATTAAAGGAGATATATCACAGTTCATATGCTAAATGCAGCTGCTAGTTAACTTTCATAGGCTTTGTAAGCCTCAAAAATCTGATTTTTTGTCAGTTCATTTGACACCCACAGACAAGGTAAAAGAAAGTCTCTAcaacttatgtgacacaaatTCAAATATAACAAGCAAGAACAGCAGTGTAGTGGTGATTTTCATATCTCACCAGCACGTTCCTTGTTAGCAGAAATTACACGTACATTTCGCCTAACGCTATTTGTATTGTTTCCCATACCTTATTCAAGAACGATTACAGATCAAAGAACAAAAGGTACTATGCATTACCTTGTCAGCAATAGCTAGCAGTTCAGCAGCTGTGGCCACATCAGCAGCCAGACACAAATTAGTCTCCTTCTGCACCATAATTTCAAACAACTTCTTCCCTGTAGGATTTTTTGCAATCTTTGCCCTCTCTCCATATGGTAATCTGGCCCTGGTCTTTGTTTCTTTCACTGGCGCAGGAACAGCAACCTTGCAGTTCTCCTCCAAGAATTTAATCACCATTTTCTGTTTCCTCTGAAACTCTACCCTTTTCCTTTAGTATCCTCACCATCTCAGTCAGTTTCACCATTGAAGGCAGTGTGATTCCATTCTCAGCCAAATTTTCCCTTCCTCCTTGCTCTCTGTCCGAAAACAATCACCAAACAAGCAACCTCAGGAAAAGAATAGCTCAATACATCACAAAACTGTGCTACTTGAATTTCTCCAAAGATACTAACACCAAATGTAAATATTAAGGCAGCAAACAATTCTCTTATCCCATATAAGTACAACCTGTAGCTTTTTTTTAAAGAACGGTAACAAGTACAACCGGTATAtaacaacaattgtatgccaccatttttcttttcacttgTGCTGATTATGTTTATGCTCATCTCTGAACTCTACTTCTACAAACACTCCACTAGTTTTAAAATGCAATATACCTTGCACTTAGCCCTCCATTCTTTTGGCAATTAATTTTGGTCTATCCCACGCCTCCCCCAAAATGACAATATCTTTTTTTCCAACAACAGCTCAATCTAATATAAACTAATGCTTCATAATATTTCAGATTTGATACTAAAATATTCAACCAAATTCCCAAGGGTAGAAGTACTTTAGGTCCAAACTTGTTATGGAATTTTCAGTCTAGTCCAGTAAAAAATGTAAGAACTTCTAGTTTTCCGGAACCCtttttttggttgaatattggATTGAGATGGTCCAAAGGAGTGATATGCAAGGTGAGGGCACGCACAGTATAGTAATTTCTATAAATTATTATTTCTGACCTATTATGTCCCAACACTATACTCTTACAATTCTTGAAAGCCTAAGGTGGCATTTTTGACATCAGATTTTTGCCcccccaaacaataaataataacaacTTTTGCAGACAATGCTGATCTCAAAACTTTAAAAATCTTTCCGTGAGATGTACAACAGCTCAAAAGCATTTTTCAACTTGCATTGTTCCATTTGTTTGTTCATTAACATGATTATTCACATTCAgagttttaaaaaaatgactGCTGCACAACTCTTTTGGAAAAGGTTAGGTTTTTTCTAATAATTGTGTTGTCTAGACCAGCTTGAGCTCAGCTCAACTAATACTACAGGATACCTAAGACCTCCCACCCCCAACAACCAGTCGTCTAGACACCACAAAAAATCAACTAAACGGAGATGGGGAGCACAAGTATTGCTAAAATAGCAAAGAATTTTCACTTATCAATTATAAAAACAGCATCATAACCTCGACTAATTTCGCGGAATACCTGAGCCCTTCCAACAGCAACAGGTAACTTGTAACTCTATCCAAGTTAAAGTGTTTATCTAagtattatgtttattttttccCGAAGAGCTTGTCCAAGTACCACAAAATGAAGACAAATTATGCCATATTGAACCTAAAATAAAACAAATCTTTCACCTATTAATCATAACAATCGCATCATTAATCTCTTTTTTATTCGAAACGCCACAAAAATAAAGGCAATTAACACAAATTACGCAACATGAGCTATAATTTTCACCTGTCAATCATCACTACAGCATCAGTAACCTCTAAACCAACAGCACGAAGGGAAGCAGCAGTTTCAAGCACAGAAGCTCCACTAGTAACTAAATCCTCAACAATCAAACACTTCATCCCTTTCTCAAACGCACCTTCAATAGCTTTCGTCGTTCCGTAATCCTTCACCTCCTTCCTCCTCATCACCATCGGAACATCACCAGCAGTCGAAATACACGTCGCTATAGGTAACGCCGTATATGGCACGCCACACACGACATCGTAGATAGTCGATGATGGAAGGGAGTTAACTAGGGTTTGAGAAATTTGACGGAGAATTGAAGGATACGAGACGACTAAACGGAGGTCAATGTATATTAGTGATGAGATGCCGGATTTGAGCTTGAATTCGCCGAATTTTACGGCAGCAATGTCGTGGAGCTGAAGGATTATCGACTCCATTGTCTCCCGataccattttatttttttatttttttttttgagctaCTAAGACTGTGTGAGCAAAGATACAAAGGTGgctaaaaatttgaagaaaaaattcttttatattgTTGTTTTCTGGGAAATTGAGGGAGGTTTTCTTTAGGGCTTTTGCTAAAGACGGAAATGACAAACTCAAGAagtctcaataaaattaaaattttaattggaggtgttaaaaataaaaaataatatatatatatatatatatatataataaatataatattactattttttccatttttaataaTTAACACTTTAGTAAATTATTATATTTCACATTAtaatattacttattatttataatagtaaggattgatttaaattaataatACGTTAATCATGTATTTTTAATACATTATCTTGAatgttattataaatatattatttattattattaacaagATTTGAGTAGTTTAATTCAAAGTTTTGTCCATTTTAGTTTGCTTGTCGGACTTTgatacggagtttaagaaagtaactCTGTTATTATTTGCTTGTTGGGCTTTGATACgtagtttaagaaagtaaaaatatttttctttttaataattgtgGTGTTCGAGCTAGCTTCGGTGTATTTTGACTAATTTCTCATGATAGGAGCCACAACCTGTCTAAATTTAAACTCTGTCTACCAAAGTTAGAATAGATGAGAAAAAATCACTTCGTATTTTTGTCGACCTCATGGTTTTGAACCCACTGTATTGACCGCTAGGTCATACCTTGGGTGCGTAAAGAAACTTCAGCTTGTCTGGTTTTGACTTAGCATCGAGTTTAAAAAAGTAatgaagacttttgaatcttgtgattcTAAACCAAAGATAtgtataatgtatttaaatgtcttctaattttgtggtcttaaacgttacgaaagaattaaagaattgcaaaaagaagagaagcattttttttctaaacgaattaaaaaggaaagtaaaccaaacaaatcaaaacaaaagaattAGTATTTTTGCTTCACTAGGATATTAACCTAAGATGTTATGGTTCTCaatccacttcattgaccactgcTAGATTTTAGTTGATTGCAATCTTGATGAACACATAGAGTCTATATTGTCTTTGATAATGGTTCCCTCTGGTTTCTCTTTTTATGTGCCTATGTGGTTTAAAGACTTGTCCTTCTTGGTTAAATTATGGTCCTTTATCACAAATTGCTTGCCTAGGGCCTTATTTGCAGAATATATTTTGATGTAGAGTTTGTGAACTGACTATGGTGTAGTGTCAATGGTGTTGGCCATGATATTGAAAACAAATGAAAGTAATGTGTATTAATAGGAACAAGATATGTTGAATGGAACAAAGATAATTGTAATGAGGACTAAAGGTACTTTTCCGGTTAGGTGTGTTTGGTATTAACTAAAGCTTGATATGAAAgcattaaaatatcataaaaataatattaaaagtacTTAATATCCATCAGATAGCAATTTGATATGATTAGGAAAGAAAATATAAGTCATAATATATAAACAGACACTCAAAACTTGTCATGAGCTGGCAAGTAAGCAATTCCAATTTTCAGAGTGCACATCAAGATACCTCAATTTGAACTCAATTGACAACTAAATACTTCAATTCGTCTCCTCGGGTGTGTCTCGTGGACACTTGAGGCTGATGTGGCTCATAAATTTTGAAAGTGTCTATATAATCATTTTGTAAGTTGGTGCGTTTAACACTTCGATGGACACAACAGAGATAAGTTAAAGTGTAGATGTGCATACTCAAATTTGGAGTACTTATTTACCATATGAGGCCAAGTTTGCGTGTCTATGTCTGTTTATGTATCATGACAAAATAGAATGTTGAAAAGCATGTAGTTAAAGTTATTCATACTTGGGTTGCAAGAATATCCACATCTTTGGAGCTGTTAAAGCCATGGACAAGGATATATAACCTAGGATAACGAAGAAATCTTTGCATCTGTACTGCATAACGTAACAACTTTCCTTATTCCAACTCGTTAGTGTTATGGACACCAACTATATATacttagtcaagtctactcatgtTACAAATAACGTAGGACACAccaaaagaagaggaagaagaaaatgCCTAATATTTCCGCGTCTCAATTCAGAATATCCAAATTATTCGAGAAAATATGTCCAATTACTCCAAGGCACCCCTAGTAACTTGAGCAATAAAGGAATCCATCTCCATTTGATGATCGCCACCATTCTTCACTGATTCTCTGATCTTTTTCCCAAATTCATTGGCGCGTATTCTCATTTCACGTCCTTCTGCAGAAGCCATCAATTTTTCAACAGCGTTTTTAATAGTAGTTGAATCGATTATATCATCACGGTGATCCCAATGCTTCACAACGACCCCAATTTTAAGCACGTCTGTCACCAAAATGGCATTTCTTGGCTGATCAAAATGCATGGGCCATGTCGCTATAGGCACTCCCATTGTAATGCTCTCCATGCACGAATTCCATCCACAATGACTCATAAACCCACCAGTCGATTTATGTGCCAAGATTTCCAATTGGGGTGCCCAATCTTTAACGATAATTCCCCTCTCTTTTACTCTCTCTTCATACCCTCTTGGGATTTGAACTTCCCCTTCTCCTTTTATTGCATCTCTCACTACCCAAATGAACTTCTGCCGACTCTTCTCCAACCCCATCGCGAGCTGTTTAACTTGTTCTGTCGATAAGGAGGTTGTTGTTCCGAAAGAAACAAGTATCACTGAATTTGGGGCTTGTTTGTCTAGCCACTCTAAGCATTCGTGGCGAGTGCTACTTTTGAATTCCGTTATCCCTGATACAGTCACTGGATTGAATGGACCAACAGCCCATTGCTTTGTTAACATGTTGAATCTTGCAAGCGTTTCGAGATAAGGACCCTCGAGAACTTTACAAGTATCATATAAGTTCCCGGAGCTGAATTTGTTACAACTATGTTGTAACCGCATAATTTCTATGAACTCAGGTGTGAAAGTACTTCTGATAGTTGGAAGTCTTTCTGGAAAATAAGCaccagatgggagtaaaaatttcTTAGCGATTTTCGCGATGAATGAAGGGAGATGGAAGCGGTATTTGATAGCATCCCAATATAGAGTACTATTGCTAAAAGCAGAGATAGCATAAAAACAGTAGCCATCCACATTTTCTAAAGATATCACGGCGTCTTGAACAGTGTAAGCCATCATGGAATCATAAATGACCACAACTCTACGAGTTGTGCTCGAAAGATTCTTGATAAATGCAGTCACAGGCTCGCGCAACGTTATGGATGCATCGAGTATTGGTGCGAAGAGTTTTGAGATATATGTTTCGGAAGAACTACTATCTGAACTACTACTATTAGGGGACGTAAAACAAGATGGGGTTGGGAATTCCTCGAAACGAATACAGTTAGTAGCGGTGGCTAAGTCCCAACCGTGGACTCGAGCCTTAGCCCGACTAACTACCCTACTATAACCAACATAATGAACTGGtatattatacgacgaaataagACGAGAGAGATGGAGGAATTGATTGAGGTGTCCTTGTGCATGAAAAGGAACCATAACTATAGCAATTTGGCCGTGGATTTTAGAAGAATTAGCAGCAAGGGACCCCATTTTAATTTCCTTAGATACACTTCTTGTTTTTGGTTTCAGAAATCATGTATGCAAGCCTTAACAATAACAAAAAGCTTGTTTTATAAGTGATACAAATCCAAGAAAGAAAATTGTACTGGACTACTTTCAAACTAGATCAGTAGATTACACAAAAGATTAATGAAATTAGGGGTATACAGGCCAAACTTAAACCTCTAGCTTGCCAAACTAGATCATTAGATTACACAAAAGGTTAATAAAATTAGTACTCCATTTAAATTTCATGGTAGGCATACATATATATCAACTTGTATAAATAGTAATAAAGAATATATGGGGGCTAAATGAAGACATAGACCTTAATTTAGCTATCAAAACATGAATGAAGAATGACCAAATTCATTTATatgtacatttatatatatagtccTATCTACATAGTCTATAATTAGTCACTACATCAAAGATGAAAAGTGATTTTCATGTAAAAATTTGTGGAACTTGATGCTAAGCACTAGATATAACGAACTCaatattaaaaatagtaaaattaaatgagaaaaatttcacaaatggcTCTAATATAGACCTATATTACATAGTGGAGCTACAGTTTTCAATATTTCGAGTGTGATCCATCAATCTTTACTGATTCAATATTTTACCCATTTGTTGTGTGCTGCATCTTTTTTCAAGTTAGTGGATTGTTAGAGCTTTTACCCTTTATATATATTCcatcaacaatatatataaaCATCGAGTTTAATTTAAGTTTTAGGTgattacaattttaaaaatatttacagaGTCAATTAATTTATATAGTTAGAATTTCCTTTGTATATCTTACGGTCTGGAGTAGGCATGATACGATAAACATCTAAGTATTAGATTATAAAAGCAAATTTTTTGATACCATAGTTTGAATATTATGGTGTTTTGGtatgcattttaattttttttttttttaatatttaatatggtATTcgatatttatgaaaaatagtcattgATGAAACTGTTCATAATTTCCATGGACACGTTGAAAGTATAGATCTTGTAGGTTTCAATGCACTTCTTggacttctttttcttcttatctaTGCCATCTTTTACCAAAAGAAGCTTTTGGGGTTTCGTGACAGCCTTGGTAAAATTTATGTAATATAGGGACTTAAAAATTTATGTTATGTGATTTTTCCAAAATGAAATTAAAGGACTGCTTTATAACCTATCCCATGAACCATCTTTCGTCATTTTCAAGAGAAACTCGATCAATACCCGTTTGTAAGgcccaaataaattttgtcctAAACCTGCCAGACTCTGTAACAATTCGAGTTATCAACACAAGGATAATATGTATTATAATCAGTGAGAATACGAAGTACAACTGAGAAATATAATCAACAAACAATAACAACTGAAAGTCCttgaaaagaaatagaagaagatgaGAAGCCATAGAAGAATTGGAGATGAGAAATATAGACTTTGTCCAAGGCAATACGCAATAAGCATAACCTATTTTGCTCCCACAAATGCTACTTATCAATTCGGttaccaaacataaccacttaaCATAGTATTGAGTTGCTTTATCAATATGGGCCTAGGCCCATTCCTGACGCTCTGGGTTGGGCCCATTGAAATGTTGAGCCCGTGCTCCTCTCTACAACACATTCCACTGTTTTCTTTCACAAAATAAACTCTCTAGTTTTGCATGATTTTTTTCCTACTTAGGGGTCTAACAATATTATGCAAGGGAAAATGTCTATGTTTGATTAGCATGAAAGATcaatttttagattattaatGTCTTTTTTTAAAACATGCAATAATATAAGATACAACTCTATAGAGGTATGCACCATCGTTATCGAAAAATTTATGTGTGTTCAATATTTGCACCAGataaatgaatacaaaaatatatattttgtatataaacTATAACACTATAGTCAGGTTGTTTAATTGATCCCACCGGGTGGAATGTGTCCATTTGATCTCCTTATATGCCCTTGAGCAATCTTCATTTCAAGAGATAATTTTTGACGTTGA
The Capsicum annuum cultivar UCD-10X-F1 chromosome 6, UCD10Xv1.1, whole genome shotgun sequence DNA segment above includes these coding regions:
- the LOC107873850 gene encoding zeatin O-glucosyltransferase-like, which translates into the protein MGSLAANSSKIHGQIAIVMVPFHAQGHLNQFLHLSRLISSYNIPVHYVGYSRVVSRAKARVHGWDLATATNCIRFEEFPTPSCFTSPNSSSSDSSSSETYISKLFAPILDASITLREPVTAFIKNLSSTTRRVVVIYDSMMAYTVQDAVISLENVDGYCFYAISAFSNSTLYWDAIKYRFHLPSFIAKIAKKFLLPSGAYFPERLPTIRSTFTPEFIEIMRLQHSCNKFSSGNLYDTCKVLEGPYLETLARFNMLTKQWAVGPFNPVTVSGITEFKSSTRHECLEWLDKQAPNSVILVSFGTTTSLSTEQVKQLAMGLEKSRQKFIWVVRDAIKGEGEVQIPRGYEERVKERGIIVKDWAPQLEILAHKSTGGFMSHCGWNSCMESITMGVPIATWPMHFDQPRNAILVTDVLKIGVVVKHWDHRDDIIDSTTIKNAVEKLMASAEGREMRIRANEFGKKIRESVKNGGDHQMEMDSFIAQVTRGALE